In a single window of the Natronorubrum halophilum genome:
- a CDS encoding ABC transporter ATP-binding protein produces MSTEPTNPETVDTVESDAVAETGAASARSGDERGVPALAVDGLSKTFGDGEDAVTAVEDVSFTVESGEVIGILGPNGAGKTTTIKSILGLILPDSGSVRIQGIDVYGRPREAYQHVDAMLEGARNDYWRLTVRENLRYFAAIRGQNPDALADRHDELLERFDLADRADTPVRELSRGMKQKVSLASVLSGSVSVAFLDEPTLGLDVESSLKLRRELVTLAEERGLTLLVSSHDMDVIEAVCDRVIIMNEGRIIANDTVESLLAGFETQGYRLTVRGADDAILADLRDRFDVTALERLDDRTRFEVAADSATFYRLTDAMERHGLELAAVDTVQPDLEEAFVEMTGEGSHR; encoded by the coding sequence ATGAGTACCGAGCCAACGAACCCCGAAACTGTCGACACGGTCGAGAGCGACGCTGTCGCCGAAACCGGAGCGGCGAGCGCCCGCTCCGGGGACGAACGGGGCGTCCCCGCACTCGCCGTCGACGGGCTTTCGAAGACCTTCGGGGACGGAGAAGACGCCGTGACGGCCGTCGAGGACGTCTCCTTTACCGTCGAATCCGGCGAGGTGATCGGGATACTCGGTCCCAACGGTGCCGGAAAGACGACGACGATCAAATCGATCCTCGGCTTGATACTCCCCGATTCGGGATCGGTTCGGATCCAGGGGATCGACGTCTACGGTCGACCGCGGGAGGCCTATCAACACGTCGACGCCATGTTAGAGGGAGCGCGCAACGACTACTGGCGGCTCACCGTCAGGGAGAACCTCCGATACTTCGCGGCGATCAGGGGCCAGAACCCCGACGCACTCGCCGACCGCCACGACGAACTGTTGGAACGCTTCGACCTCGCGGACAGGGCCGATACCCCGGTTCGGGAGCTCTCCCGGGGAATGAAACAGAAAGTCTCGCTGGCGAGCGTTCTCTCCGGGAGCGTCTCCGTCGCGTTCCTCGACGAGCCGACGCTCGGTCTCGACGTCGAGAGTTCGCTCAAACTCCGGCGCGAACTCGTCACGCTGGCCGAAGAACGCGGTCTGACGCTGCTGGTGTCCAGTCACGACATGGACGTCATCGAGGCGGTCTGCGACCGCGTGATCATCATGAACGAGGGCCGGATCATCGCCAACGACACCGTCGAGAGCCTGCTTGCGGGCTTCGAGACGCAGGGGTATCGGCTCACCGTCCGCGGAGCCGACGACGCGATCCTCGCCGACCTCCGCGACCGGTTCGACGTGACCGCGCTCGAGCGACTGGACGACCGAACGCGCTTCGAGGTGGCGGCCGACTCCGCGACGTTCTACCGCCTGACCGACGCCATGGAACGCCACGGGCTCGAGCTCGCGGCCGTCGACACCGTCCAGCCCGACCTCGAGGAAGCGTTCGTCGAGATGACCGGGGAGGGGAGTCACCGATGA